Proteins encoded by one window of Salvia splendens isolate huo1 chromosome 7, SspV2, whole genome shotgun sequence:
- the LOC121742023 gene encoding uncharacterized protein LOC121742023, whose amino-acid sequence MMENKVNLPFKVGQLAEVRSFEEGFRGAWFRCKIQKICKKKGILGHALEYIDFSEEKVDWTKLYQVPSYYSRIRKGYCGELMVRPPYPPLYNEKEMPHVAEISEVTVIAGDSWRVGNFVDWWSSDCYWSGHITQLLGDDKAQIELTPPPYGEGSSYEVLFKDLRPSLDWSPELGWTLPTQEGDICCRVVKPVNQVIDEGIRVEDLHNTGQETEASRRSASSLFSSPTSSNSAVSDIAKGRTTTEKRTCLPGKTISKKQMQKTESARQGGGDSRTRKTGQLVADSGQKRTCLPEKIICKNQKNKKESPREGAGDCSTSKTGQVLADSAQKRAELALEGQNLDYCQGMSGRHVLHSKCSDHVGVEAAILDLEEYLNKIKWLRKLMQYGTSSAGAQMHHWEFVEQVNAIEIQK is encoded by the exons ATGATGGAAAACAAGGTCAATCTACCGTTCAAGGTTGGTCAATTGGCCGAAGTTAGGTCTTTCGAAGAGGGGTTTCGCGGTGCGTGGTTCCGATGCAAG ATTCAGAAGATCTGCAAGAAAAAGGGGATACTTGGACATGCCTTAGAATATATTGACTTCAGCGAGGAGA AAGTAGACTGGACAAAGCTATATCAGGTGCCCTCTTATTATTCGAGGATCAGAAAAGGGTATTGTGGAGAATTGATGGTGAGGCCACCTTACCCACCTCTATATAATGAGAAGGAAATGCCTCATGTCGCTGAGATCTCAGAAGTCACAGTAATTGCTGGTGATTCTTGGAGGGTGGGTAATTTTGTGGACTGGTGGAGTAGTGACTGTTATTGGTCTGGACATATAACACAATTATTAGGTGATGACAAGGCCCAG ATCGAACTGACACCCCCACCTTATGGCGAAGGTTCATCATATGAAGTGCTCTTCAAGGATTTACGTCCATCATTAGACTGGTCTCCTGAACTTGGTTGGACACTACCTACTCAG GAAGGTGACATTTGTTGTCGTGTTGTGAAACCTGTAAACCAAG TAATTGATGAGGGAATTCGAGTTGAGGATTTGCATAATACCGGTCAAGAAACTGAGGCCAGTCGTAGGTCAGCTAGTTCGTTGTTCTCTTCTCCAACTTCCTCCAACTCAGCCGTTTCCGACATAGCAAAAGGCAGAACAACTACAGAGAAAAGGACATGTTTGCCGGGGAAGACAATCTCTAAGAAACAGATGCAGAAAACAGAAAGCGCTAGACAGGGAGGTGGTGATAGCCGCACAAGAAAAACAGGACAGCTAGTGGCTGATTCTGGGCAGAAAAGGACGTGCTTGCCGGAGAAGATAATTTGTAAGAATCAAAAGAACAAAAAAGAAAGCCCTAGAGAGGGAGCTGGTGATTGCAGCACAAGTAAAACAGGACAAGTACTGGCTGATTCTGCGCAGAAAAGGGCTGAACTCGCTCTAGAGGGACAGAATCTCGATTATTGCCAGGGAATGAGTGGTCGCCACGTTCTACACTCAAAATGCTCCGACCATGTTGGTGTGGAAGCAGCAATCTTAGACTTGGAGGAATATTTGAACAAGATTAAGTGGTTGAGGAAGCTTATGCAATACGGAACTTCATCGGCTGGTGCTCAGATGCATCATTGGGAATTtgtggagcaagtcaatgccaTTGAAATCCAAAAGTAA